A single window of Candidatus Woesearchaeota archaeon DNA harbors:
- a CDS encoding 50S ribosomal protein L1 — MEKTEILEAIKACKENTKKRNFQQSFDLIINLKGIDLKKTDNQKEFFIILPHVTKTKKICALIGGELKEQATEICDKFLISDDFAEYSKDKKAVKKLTDEYDYFIAQANIMPQIATSFGKVFGPRGKMPNPKAGCIVPPKVQLNPIYDKLQKTVKAAWKKSLVLQVLVGTETMKDEEIADNIITYYNTVIGQLPNDINNLKSVYLKLTMGSIVKIKV; from the coding sequence ATGGAAAAAACCGAAATTTTAGAAGCTATTAAAGCGTGTAAAGAAAATACAAAAAAACGTAATTTTCAACAAAGTTTTGATTTAATTATCAACCTTAAAGGTATTGACCTTAAAAAAACTGATAATCAAAAAGAATTCTTTATAATACTGCCTCACGTTACTAAAACAAAAAAGATTTGTGCTTTAATTGGGGGTGAATTGAAAGAACAGGCAACTGAAATCTGTGATAAATTTTTAATTTCTGATGATTTTGCAGAATATTCAAAAGATAAGAAAGCAGTAAAAAAATTAACCGACGAATATGATTATTTTATAGCCCAAGCAAATATTATGCCGCAAATAGCTACAAGTTTCGGTAAAGTATTTGGTCCAAGAGGAAAAATGCCTAATCCTAAAGCCGGGTGTATTGTACCCCCAAAAGTGCAATTAAATCCAATATATGATAAATTACAAAAAACAGTAAAAGCTGCATGGAAGAAAAGTTTGGTCTTACAAGTATTAGTTGGTACTGAAACAATGAAAGACGAAGAAATTGCTGATAATATAATAACATATTACAATACAGTAATAGGGCAATTACCTAATGATATTAATAATTTAAAATCAGTATATCTCAAATTAACAATGGGATCAATAGTAAAGATTAAGGTGTAA